Below is a genomic region from Hevea brasiliensis isolate MT/VB/25A 57/8 chromosome 3, ASM3005281v1, whole genome shotgun sequence.
TCCCAAGAAAAGTATCCAAAAGAACAAGAACAGAAAAAGTGAAAAAACAAAGAGCAGAACTGGTGAAACATTCCCATAAGAGAAGCAAACAATTCAACCTTAATTCTTGCAAGAaaaaagaccaaaaaaaaaatggCAAAGAAGTAACGCGAATTATGAAAGCCATACCTGGAACAAACTGTATTATTATTAGTAGTAGAAGAAGAGGTGGAGACTACAAAGTAAGGAGTAAGCAGTTGAGGAGAAAGGAAGAATGCAAAACTGTGGGAACCTTTCTGTTGCGGTCTTGCGTGTTAGAATGATTTTTTTTCTCAttcaagaaaaaaaagaaaaattctttATCTTTTAGTTTTTATGATAGTcttaataaaaatttttcattcaaGGAGAAATGGAAGCTTACAAGTCCAAAAAGGGTAGAGATATGGGAGGGAGAGATGCTATTGGCTGGAGGAGATATTGGGTCCATCCTTGAGTGGTGCAGAGATTGCCATTTTGCCACTTCCATATTTCTTCGCCTTCTCATCTCTCTCTTCTCTTGTTCTTATTAtggctttaaaaaaaaaaaaaaaaagatttttatatatataacgatttttttatataattagaaATTGATAGTTTGATAGCCACACAGCAGCAAAGCATACAATACAACTCCATCTCCTGAGTCTGAGGGAAAATCGATGAACGGTGGATCCCACCCACACATCACCCCTTCAACAAGCTCTGTGCTTCACACACGCaccctttctttctttttttctttaccATTGTCTGTTCTCacccaataataataatatttttatttttatttttatttttatattgatctaaattattcattttatttataaatcaTGAGATACCATTGATTGCCTCTCAAAAAATATTCCTCACATACATGTCAGGCCTCCCATGATTACTAAAATTTCTCATAAATCACATACATAATAAATTACTCaacattaaaatataaaatgagCCGAGCTCTTTCATTctgcaataattttttttaacagaAATTTCATCAGATGCAATTGATGTTAGAAGGTCAAGCAAATAGCATGCATCTGTATTTGAGGATGGTCAGTTATTACCTTACATTTCAAACGATCCAAAAACCATTGGGGCTCACAAATTTTCAAAGGAACTGTCAACGAAACATAACCACTCCCCATTCCACCATGTAATTAAGTTTTACAAGAATATCTCAAGTGAATGAGGTTCAACCTATACAACTTGTCAACACAAGAAGTAAACTAGAAAATATATGACCTACTGTATACTCGAGCTTTCACCTTTGACCTTGATTCGAGACTGAAATTCTTCACAGCAGCTGCAAATTACGCTTCAATAACCAGGTCAGATTCCTTCAAACACATGAAAAGCAATCTATAGGTTAGTAATATATGTAAATTACTAAATTGAAAATCTGGAAAAAGAGTGCAAGGACcacagaattgtgatttcagaAACAGGGGAAGGACGGGGGGATTTATGGAAACATTTGCAAGTGCAATGATCAGAAGACAGGAGAAACCACAACCATGAATTATATTTATGCAAGCACAATGAATGAACATGTCTGGGTGAGGATTTTCTTAGCATCAGCCCACTAGGCTGGTGAACTATCGAGTACAACTTTCATTCCAACACTCAAAACAAAACCCTTCATGGAAAAAAAATAAGCTGATTCCAAAACTAGGCAATCCTTCCGTAGTCTTTTCTCCCTCGGGATGCCGGTGGAATGCTTGTGAAAGGATAATTAGCCCTACGCCCTACAATAGAATGTAATATGAGTTAAAATCATATCAACCTATCCTATTGCCCATAGAAACTATGTAGTACAGCTAATGTTGCTCCTACAAGATTAATAttaaacacaatggaaaagagaaactaAAGGAAGAAGTAACATGTCAATGTTAAAAGAAGTACCCCATGGCATGCCATTATTGAGTGAACCATTTCCTGGAGAAAGTGGCCCCCCAGAATTAAAATTGGGTTCTGGGGGCTGGACCTTGATATGATTCCATTCACTACCCCGAACAGCAGATCTCCCATGACTGAAGCGTGGAAGAGATTGCTGTCCCAAACGACTTGGTGAATTTTGCGAGATATGAGGCATGAAGTGAGAAGGCTTTGACATTGGACGGCCATATCCAGCATGCATATCATGAGCTGAAGGAGGGCTGCCCACTTCAGTGTGTGTAAATGCTTGAATAGGTCCATTTTGTCTGACACAAGTGAAATCCAAAATGGTAAGAAAACAGTATATATAACATCACTCATTTCCTCCTCCAAAAAAGAATACACAACCTTTCCACACATGACTTGAGGAGGTAAAAAGGCACCCAAACACTACTTTGAACAAACCAATAGATAAGAGATGACCAACACTAAAATTTTAACATTACCTATGGAACTATCATCCAACCAACAGCTTCCATCTTTTGTCACTAagttcatttaaaaaaataaaccaAGACTTCGGTTCATCTAAAATACTTGAAATTCACAGTGCATATCCATTCACACATTAAGTGATTAATATGATGTTgcatcaattacatatgagagagagagagagagagagagagagagaataagcCTGTACTTTttaaatcaataaaatgaacACAGCTATGTGCAATTGAAAATGAACTGTATAAATATACTCAAGGGAATACAGAGTATACCTCTGAATCAATGAATTCGAACTTTGGTTTGATGCCCAGTAGGATCTTCCAAAACCAACCGATGAATCACCTGAACCAAGACGCATGCCTTTGCTGAACTCAATGCCTATGGAATTGACATCTGAACCATCCTCTTGTAGAAGAAGTTCATCACTGAGAAATGAATAATGGATGCCATACTAACAAGTTAAATAAGCACAAGGCTTTTAAATTACTTGGTTATTCCAAGTAAGACGGCTATTAGCATCACAAAATTACCACTCAGGAACTTTTGGAACTTCAATGgttaataataattacaaaaaCACATATTGAACATGCTCTCAGCAGATATACCATCTAATCTCTTAGATGTACAATCGcgcaataattttattatattggaaaaataaatgcaccaTGTTTCTCCTGAATAACTAATGAATTTTGAAAAGTGGATGATGAAAATTACAAATCCATAAGCAGAAGAAACAGACATAAAAGACTTAAATCTAACAGAATTGTATAGGACGAAATCATTCAAGTATCAAATTGGTTCTCTACCAGCTTGTGGCATTAAATCACTCAATTTTGTGTAGATTAATTGAGGATAACCTAACCATTTTCTTCTTTCATCGCCTGACCAATGCCGTACTAATAAACTTCAAAAAATTCAATCTTCAATTAACTCTCGTTTGtcttcaaaaataaataaataaatcaaatttgaTAAATGGGTCAGAAATGGCTACTATGGTAAACTCAAATAGTACCTCCAGAACCAGAACCATTCAGTGTGAAACCCCAAAAACTAAGCTAAATGCATGTTGAATCCATCATTTTCATTTGTGACTAGGGTTGAGAAGAATtcgattaaaattgaaaaaccaaaccgaaccatTTGCATTCAGTTTTTTCAGTTTGGTTTGGTTCTGATTTTATAAGAAGTTCGATTTTCAATTTAGTTTAGTTATTTCGCCCAAAAAAACGAATAAACCGAACCAACTGAATTTAGTGGGCAGCATTTACAAGGGGTTTAGGCTTGTTATGCTTAAAAGGCCTGGTTATTTTACTTCAGTTTAGACTCGTGTTATTTACTAAAAACTCTAAAAAACCCCAGGTCAAGCCCACGTTTACTTcactaaaaaatgaaaaatggagGCAGACCTAACCCTAAGTCACTACTCACTCACTAGCTCCCTTTTCCCTCCCTGGTTGTGCAGCTGTACCTCCCCCAACCTGCCTCTCAAGTCTCAACCCCTCCGACGCCCTCTCTCTCTCACTTCTCACACTCTTTTGCTTTAGTCTCTCTCACTTTGTTTTGCTTATCCCCTTGCCATTTTGCTTTGTTTTGCTTCAGACTCTCCCAGTTTTGCCTGTGTAACTTGCTGTTTTGCTTCATTTTGCCTTTGTGCACGAACTCAAAATATTTTGTTTTGGACAGGTTGTACTCGTCTTCATGGTTAAGTTCAGTGCCTCTCTTTAGGGAATTCAGTAATTTGGTTTGTCCAATTCGATTCAGTTCAGAACCAAACTGACCGAATTCTCTGCCCCATTTGTaatcatatttttaatttatgatgCATAAAAAAAGTCTGCGGGCAAATATGAATCTGAAAATTTGATGTGGTTGAAGTTTGCATTGCAACATGAAAATTGTATAGGATACCTGTAATTGGGATCCCAATCCCCTGGATCTGGCAATGACAGGCTAGTATCAGGCTTATCATGAGGTGGTCCTACATTATGAGAGAATTGCATACTAGAGTGCTTGAACGAGCCTGGCATGTTCTGAATGGCAGAATGACCCGCAGAAATTCCACTACCTCCATGTTGCTGCATCCAATTTGCAGTGCTAGAATTTGACTGCCGAAGTGAGGGTGAACTTCCAAGCACTGAAGGATTTCCCTCAGGTTGGGTAGAACTGGTGCCATCAGCATATTGTCCTTGCCAATGCAAAGATGGCATACTCTCTTGAGAACTTCCAGAATACCCCCAACATTTTCTTCTATTGAATTGGGTAACTGCAGCCACTTTTCCTAAAGGTGATCCATGACTATTGCTTCTTGCAGGTGAAGTTGGACCATAGTGTCCTGGAGAACCAGTGGAAACTTGACCATAGGAACTTGGTGGAGTGAATTGTGAGGGACTGGTGCCAAGGGGAAGTGGTGCAAAATTTCCTGTTGATGGACTCATACCAATTCCATTTGGATGTGAATACTGAATAAACCTACGTCTTGCATCTGGACTGCTTCCAAGCATTGACAGACCAGTCTGTGCATGCATGTTCATCCCAGAAGGACCAACTGGTGAATAATATGCAAACATATTACTGCCATCCCCATAACTACTTCCAAGGCCAATGCCATCATTGTAACTACCATGGCTTCCTATACTGCCATAACTATTACCATGCCCATAGGGAACCACTTGAAAATGTGGGCTGTTATGAAGAGATACTCTGGTCCTACCAGGAATCTGCATTCAAAATAAAATTGCTGTAAGTTTTTTTTTCCCCATTATTCTCATTCTGCATCTCTGTGCATAAAAAATTTGAATAGACTCAGATAGTAAGCGTCTCAATGATCACAAATTTGCAGAAATTTTCAATTCCTcttttacttaaaaaaattaaaagcattAAATATTTCAAACGGGCAATAAGCTCACATTAGGAGAGAGACCAGCAGCAAACCAATGCCCGCCGCCTGGGTGATGGTCCACCTTAAAATTTTGTGCAACAGGCTAAGAAAATAGAAAGACAAAGAGATCAGTATCATTTCAAATGAATAACAATAATGCAAAACAAGAGCCTAAACCCCCACAATGCAAGTAACCCATGAATAACCGTGTATCTCAATAATACAGTAACAAAGCCTAATCCAATAAAGAATAGGAGAAGGGCGCAGGAAAAGGGAGGAAAGTGAACATAAACAATTTTCAGGCCAAATTAgtcttttttttcctctttttttaaaTCTTGACAATTAACTTCTTGGATTGAAAATCAAAGATGAAGTGATAACCAGAAATATAAACAAAAATGTCAATCTTACAAGGGACCTGAAAATTAAATGAAACAAGGTTGGGACAATCTTCAATTAAATGTAACAAGGTTGTCAAGCATCAAATGCAACCTATGTTGCAATTTGCAACAAGGTTTTTTcacatttcttaattatttgggaAAGAAAAATGTCAACCATAGGAAGAAGTAAATAACACATAAAAAAATGGGggcaaaatgtatcaaaattaaaCCAAATGAAAGTGCTTAATCAGTAGTAAGTATTAATTCAGGAGAATAACAAGCCCAAATAATAGTGAAATCTTATGCTGGTCCAGGAAAACTCCTTTTCAAATGTCACTCCAAGCATCAGGAGCAACGGGTTGATGAATACAACACTCATCATCTACTTACCATGCGAGGGGTCTCTGGAGGAGGCTTGTAGGGGCAGGTGAAAGGCTCCCCTGTTACAAAAGGGTGTTTTGAAGCCTGCAGATAATTAAGTTTTAGCTCCAATTATTCACAGCTGTAAATTTATATTGTATTGCAGGAGAAATCAAGTCTACAACGTGATGAAATTGCTGATAACTAGAGCAAGTTCAATTACCTGGAAAGGGGACCACCTCTTTGCAGGATCAAACTCA
It encodes:
- the LOC110647446 gene encoding dual specificity protein kinase YAK1 homolog isoform X2 codes for the protein MDALSANETQELEASSLRWRPRQLAFEPYTPGTDPAHKAEALRVVVRRPLVARLTKDIVETYQICNPQFKYSEELNPKRYLTSPSIGVLNDGHDNVNSDLILTVNFGLVNLESQRRYIVKDVLGHGTFGQVAKCWLAETNSFVAVKIIKNQPAYYQQALVEVSILSTLNKRYDPEDKHHIVRIYDYFVFQRHLCICFELLDTNLYELIKINQFRGLSLSIVQLFSKQILRGLALLKDAGIIHCDLKPENILLCTGVKAAEIKIIDFGSACTEDRTVYSYIQSRYYRSPEVLLGYQYTTAIDMWSFGCIVAELFLGLPLFPGASEFDLLRRMIEILGGQPPDYLLKQAKNTSKFFKCVGSVHNVDNGEVSFGSKNAYQALTVEEYEARELKKPSIGKEYFHHMNLEAIVTNYPYRKNLPQEDIMKESQIRLALIDFLRGLVEFDPAKRWSPFQASKHPFVTGEPFTCPYKPPPETPRMPVAQNFKVDHHPGGGHWFAAGLSPNIPGRTRVSLHNSPHFQVVPYGHGNSYGSIGSHGSYNDGIGLGSSYGDGSNMFAYYSPVGPSGMNMHAQTGLSMLGSSPDARRRFIQYSHPNGIGMSPSTGNFAPLPLGTSPSQFTPPSSYGQVSTGSPGHYGPTSPARSNSHGSPLGKVAAVTQFNRRKCWGYSGSSQESMPSLHWQGQYADGTSSTQPEGNPSVLGSSPSLRQSNSSTANWMQQHGGSGISAGHSAIQNMPGSFKHSSMQFSHNVGPPHDKPDTSLSLPDPGDWDPNYSDELLLQEDGSDVNSIGIEFSKGMRLGSGDSSVGFGRSYWASNQSSNSLIQRQNGPIQAFTHTEVGSPPSAHDMHAGYGRPMSKPSHFMPHISQNSPSRLGQQSLPRFSHGRSAVRGSEWNHIKVQPPEPNFNSGGPLSPGNGSLNNGMPWGI
- the LOC110647446 gene encoding dual specificity protein kinase YAK1 homolog isoform X1 → MDALSANETQELEASSLRWRPRQLAFEPYTPGTDPAHKAEALRVVVRRPLVARLTKDIVETYQICNPQFKYSEELNPKRYLTSPSIGVLNDGHDNVNSDLILTVNFGLVNLESQRRYIVKDVLGHGTFGQVAKCWLAETNSFVAVKIIKNQPAYYQQALVEVSILSTLNKRYDPEDKHHIVRIYDYFVFQRHLCICFELLDTNLYELIKINQFRGLSLSIVQLFSKQILRGLALLKDAGIIHCDLKPENILLCTGVKAAEIKIIDFGSACTEDRTVYSYIQSRYYRSPEVLLGYQYTTAIDMWSFGCIVAELFLGLPLFPGASEFDLLRRMIEILGGQPPDYLLKQAKNTSKFFKCVGSVHNVDNGEVSFGSKNAYQALTVEEYEARELKKPSIGKEYFHHMNLEAIVTNYPYRKNLPQEDIMKESQIRLALIDFLRGLVEFDPAKRWSPFQASKHPFVTGEPFTCPYKPPPETPRMPVAQNFKVDHHPGGGHWFAAGLSPNIPGRTRVSLHNSPHFQVVPYGHGNSYGSIGSHGSYNDGIGLGSSYGDGSNMFAYYSPVGPSGMNMHAQTGLSMLGSSPDARRRFIQYSHPNGIGMSPSTGNFAPLPLGTSPSQFTPPSSYGQVSTGSPGHYGPTSPARSNSHGSPLGKVAAVTQFNRRKCWGYSGSSQESMPSLHWQGQYADGTSSTQPEGNPSVLGSSPSLRQSNSSTANWMQQHGGSGISAGHSAIQNMPGSFKHSSMQFSHNVGPPHDKPDTSLSLPDPGDWDPNYSDELLLQEDGSDVNSIGIEFSKGMRLGSGDSSVGFGRSYWASNQSSNSLIQRQNGPIQAFTHTEVGSPPSAHDMHAGYGRPMSKPSHFMPHISQNSPSRLGQQSLPRFSHGRSAVRGSEWNHIKVQPPEPNFNSGGPLSPGNGSLNNGMPWGRRANYPFTSIPPASRGRKDYGRIA
- the LOC110647446 gene encoding dual specificity protein kinase YAK1 homolog isoform X3 — translated: MDALSANETQELEASSLRWRPRQLAFEPYTPGTDPAHKAEALRVVVRRPLVARLTKDIVETYQICNPQFKYSEELNPKRYLTSPSIGVLNDGHDNVNSDLILTVNFGLVNLESQRRYIVKDVLGHGTFGQVAKCWLAETNSFVAVKIIKNQPAYYQQALVEVSILSTLNKRYELIKINQFRGLSLSIVQLFSKQILRGLALLKDAGIIHCDLKPENILLCTGVKAAEIKIIDFGSACTEDRTVYSYIQSRYYRSPEVLLGYQYTTAIDMWSFGCIVAELFLGLPLFPGASEFDLLRRMIEILGGQPPDYLLKQAKNTSKFFKCVGSVHNVDNGEVSFGSKNAYQALTVEEYEARELKKPSIGKEYFHHMNLEAIVTNYPYRKNLPQEDIMKESQIRLALIDFLRGLVEFDPAKRWSPFQASKHPFVTGEPFTCPYKPPPETPRMPVAQNFKVDHHPGGGHWFAAGLSPNIPGRTRVSLHNSPHFQVVPYGHGNSYGSIGSHGSYNDGIGLGSSYGDGSNMFAYYSPVGPSGMNMHAQTGLSMLGSSPDARRRFIQYSHPNGIGMSPSTGNFAPLPLGTSPSQFTPPSSYGQVSTGSPGHYGPTSPARSNSHGSPLGKVAAVTQFNRRKCWGYSGSSQESMPSLHWQGQYADGTSSTQPEGNPSVLGSSPSLRQSNSSTANWMQQHGGSGISAGHSAIQNMPGSFKHSSMQFSHNVGPPHDKPDTSLSLPDPGDWDPNYSDELLLQEDGSDVNSIGIEFSKGMRLGSGDSSVGFGRSYWASNQSSNSLIQRQNGPIQAFTHTEVGSPPSAHDMHAGYGRPMSKPSHFMPHISQNSPSRLGQQSLPRFSHGRSAVRGSEWNHIKVQPPEPNFNSGGPLSPGNGSLNNGMPWGRRANYPFTSIPPASRGRKDYGRIA